One region of Intestinimonas massiliensis (ex Afouda et al. 2020) genomic DNA includes:
- a CDS encoding S-layer homology domain-containing protein has translation MKRRLIASLLAVCLVAGLLPTVALAAEPCTATVGCTREAGHEGDCVLPFANNDAGEAGDEVDGEPASANDETSGINTDTNNVPAPMDDADSNAYYETIDVIDPVDITAVESVGEQPVKIGETGYSTLADAVNAAGTNGVGTDIITLTADITLTGSIIVPEKATFTIKGEGHTIQFPAGGVFKQIDKNNLEGVTDVNLTFENVNFENTAGEKNGYAVITGFDASGVILNFTGCTFTNMWDAVYSNVISDTNVRQNVVNITDCTFSNTAWVYGLDDGCNAAYDPAAIRNKITYNITPATTTGTEGVGERFATASITTDGVERGYATLAAAVAAVEDGGTIILLTNASGSGIGTFLNTANGAKTAVKDFTINFDNHTYTCTGPAVGSMGTQSQAFHLEWKGTGNENAKVTLKNGTISSTADSGVRMLVQNYCDLTLDNMTLDGTNIGRGQYTLSNNCGNVTIQNCEIIAPENGFAFDSCDYANYTGVSVTVKGESEILGKIERTNPNGGENNARISVQSGTFSDVSALNYLAAGADVAVELGESATQSTTIPADATVALDLNGKTLTNEDGKHTIINNGTLTITGEGTVDNVSHGKGALVNYGTAVLNGGIFKRSAETGVDAATSGGNSWYTIDNQGVMTINKGVTVENSGKFSSMIRNLGTQAGEGVTAGVLTIEGGSFTGGLNNVKNDDYSTLTVTGGTFQTGAQANIMNWNVAEINDGTFTSTAEEAVWNGVLESAGKGQLTIKGGTFTGVEPYGAVVNSEKYPGGTILITDGYFSHKPDKSYIAEGKDAVVSDKAGYYTIGVSEVDVETAVSAGEPNVSVPDGTGITTDQVATAAKSEATTNTLAAAASALANDSSIVGTEDAAKTALGDLADDSATITVVVQPYLDVAVEKIETAEDGSKTMTLEIAAKYHVVATTDPDHIKTESGEGQNAVVLKEAQTLNVTTPIQITVPLASSFADGDAQFYVRHIKSSTRTYVYSATRNNDSTITFTNPNGFSTFVVTTQAPAAKIGEIGYTTLQAAVDAVQNGETITLVKDNSEAVTVGRTVTFTLDKAGKIFSGTVKGASARTTVQEENGIYTCVYSAPSGGGGSSTTTYAVSTPSGVKHGSVSVSHKNASKGTAVTITVKPDSGYELDDLTVTDQSGDAVKLTKKSDTQYTFTMPASKVEITVSFVEEPALTTLPFLDVQTGDWFYDAVMFVYGEGMMNGTSSTTFSPDATTTRGMIVTILHRLAGSPASRESADFLDVPAGQYYSEAVAWASENGIVNGYDDGNFGPDDTITREQMAAILYRYAGFQGYDMSAKADLSGFSDAGTVSGYAQEAIRWANAAGLVRGTSTTTISPKAGATRAQVAAILMRFCENVVK, from the coding sequence ATGAAACGGCGACTAATAGCAAGTTTGTTGGCCGTGTGCCTGGTGGCGGGCCTGCTGCCCACCGTGGCGCTGGCCGCGGAGCCCTGCACGGCCACGGTGGGATGTACGCGGGAGGCCGGTCATGAGGGCGATTGCGTTCTTCCCTTTGCGAACAATGATGCTGGCGAAGCAGGTGATGAAGTGGACGGGGAACCCGCCTCGGCTAATGATGAGACCAGCGGCATTAACACAGACACAAATAATGTGCCTGCCCCGATGGACGATGCGGATAGCAACGCCTATTATGAAACAATTGATGTGATTGACCCGGTTGATATCACGGCGGTGGAGAGTGTGGGGGAACAGCCCGTTAAGATCGGTGAGACCGGCTATTCGACCCTCGCGGATGCCGTCAATGCTGCCGGAACTAATGGAGTTGGCACTGACATCATCACCCTGACTGCCGACATCACCCTGACCGGCTCCATTATCGTACCCGAGAAGGCAACGTTCACTATCAAAGGCGAAGGCCACACGATTCAGTTCCCCGCCGGCGGCGTGTTCAAGCAGATTGACAAGAACAACCTGGAGGGCGTGACCGATGTTAATCTGACCTTTGAGAATGTCAACTTTGAGAACACCGCAGGCGAAAAGAACGGCTACGCCGTGATCACAGGCTTTGACGCCAGCGGCGTGATCCTTAACTTTACCGGCTGTACCTTCACAAACATGTGGGACGCTGTTTACAGCAATGTTATCTCCGACACGAATGTAAGGCAGAATGTTGTGAACATCACGGATTGCACCTTCTCCAACACTGCATGGGTCTACGGCCTTGATGACGGCTGCAATGCCGCATACGATCCGGCAGCGATCCGAAACAAGATCACCTACAACATTACCCCTGCAACGACGACCGGCACCGAAGGCGTTGGCGAGCGGTTTGCAACAGCCTCCATCACCACCGATGGTGTTGAGCGCGGTTACGCCACCCTGGCCGCCGCTGTGGCAGCGGTTGAAGACGGCGGAACGATTATTTTGCTGACGAATGCCAGCGGCAGTGGTATTGGCACTTTTCTAAATACAGCGAACGGCGCCAAAACTGCGGTGAAGGACTTTACCATCAATTTTGACAACCATACATACACCTGCACCGGCCCGGCGGTAGGTTCCATGGGCACCCAGAGCCAAGCCTTCCACCTGGAGTGGAAAGGGACTGGAAATGAAAATGCGAAGGTAACCTTGAAAAACGGCACGATTTCTTCGACAGCCGATTCCGGTGTGCGGATGCTCGTCCAAAATTACTGCGATTTGACACTGGACAATATGACGTTGGACGGTACCAATATCGGACGCGGACAATATACCCTTTCCAATAACTGCGGCAATGTGACGATTCAGAACTGTGAAATCATTGCTCCTGAGAATGGTTTTGCTTTTGATTCCTGCGACTATGCCAACTATACCGGCGTGTCGGTCACAGTCAAAGGGGAAAGTGAGATTCTCGGTAAGATTGAACGGACCAACCCCAATGGTGGGGAAAACAATGCACGTATTTCCGTCCAGAGTGGTACCTTCTCCGATGTAAGCGCACTGAATTATCTGGCTGCTGGCGCTGATGTAGCGGTGGAGCTGGGAGAGAGCGCAACACAATCTACGACCATTCCTGCCGACGCCACTGTGGCGCTGGACCTGAACGGCAAGACTCTCACCAATGAAGACGGCAAACATACCATTATCAACAATGGCACCCTGACCATTACCGGCGAGGGCACCGTGGACAATGTGAGCCACGGCAAGGGCGCTCTGGTGAACTACGGCACTGCGGTACTTAACGGCGGCATTTTCAAAAGAAGCGCTGAGACGGGCGTGGATGCTGCGACCAGCGGCGGGAACTCCTGGTACACCATTGATAACCAGGGCGTCATGACCATCAACAAAGGGGTCACCGTAGAGAACAGCGGCAAATTCTCCAGCATGATCCGCAATCTCGGCACGCAGGCTGGAGAGGGCGTGACTGCCGGCGTGTTGACCATTGAGGGCGGTTCCTTCACCGGCGGCCTGAACAATGTCAAGAACGACGACTACAGCACGCTGACGGTCACCGGCGGCACCTTTCAAACCGGCGCCCAGGCCAATATTATGAACTGGAATGTGGCCGAGATCAATGACGGTACGTTTACCAGCACAGCCGAGGAGGCTGTATGGAACGGCGTGTTGGAATCCGCCGGCAAGGGTCAACTGACCATCAAAGGCGGTACCTTTACAGGCGTTGAGCCCTATGGTGCGGTTGTGAACAGCGAGAAATATCCGGGCGGTACCATTCTCATCACCGACGGTTACTTCTCCCACAAGCCCGACAAGAGCTATATCGCAGAGGGCAAGGACGCCGTCGTCAGTGATAAGGCCGGCTATTACACGATTGGCGTATCCGAGGTCGATGTGGAAACCGCTGTCTCCGCCGGCGAACCAAATGTGAGTGTCCCCGATGGCACAGGCATCACTACCGATCAGGTGGCGACTGCCGCGAAGAGTGAAGCGACCACAAATACTCTGGCCGCAGCCGCAAGTGCCCTCGCCAACGATTCCTCGATTGTCGGCACTGAGGACGCGGCAAAGACCGCACTTGGCGACCTTGCAGATGACAGTGCCACCATTACGGTTGTGGTCCAGCCCTATCTGGACGTTGCCGTTGAGAAAATTGAGACGGCTGAGGACGGCTCCAAGACTATGACGTTGGAGATCGCGGCGAAGTACCATGTTGTCGCCACCACCGATCCCGACCATATCAAAACGGAGAGCGGTGAGGGCCAAAACGCCGTGGTCCTCAAGGAAGCGCAGACCCTGAATGTCACGACCCCGATCCAGATCACGGTCCCCCTTGCATCCAGCTTTGCTGATGGCGATGCGCAGTTCTATGTCCGGCACATCAAGAGCAGCACGAGGACCTATGTGTACAGCGCCACGAGGAACAATGACAGCACAATTACCTTCACCAATCCCAACGGTTTCAGCACCTTTGTGGTGACCACACAGGCCCCCGCCGCCAAGATCGGCGAGATTGGCTATACCACGCTCCAGGCCGCTGTGGACGCCGTGCAGAACGGCGAGACGATTACCCTGGTGAAGGACAACAGCGAGGCCGTGACGGTCGGCCGCACGGTGACCTTTACCCTTGACAAGGCTGGGAAAATCTTTAGCGGCACTGTGAAGGGCGCCAGCGCCCGCACGACGGTCCAGGAGGAGAACGGCATCTACACCTGCGTTTACAGCGCTCCCTCCGGCGGTGGTGGTTCTTCCACTACTACTTATGCCGTCTCCACGCCTTCCGGTGTGAAGCATGGCTCCGTTTCCGTCAGCCACAAAAATGCATCCAAGGGCACCGCGGTAACGATTACTGTCAAGCCGGATTCCGGCTATGAGTTGGATGACCTTACCGTCACCGACCAAAGCGGCGACGCCGTGAAGCTGACCAAGAAAAGCGATACCCAGTACACCTTTACCATGCCCGCCTCCAAAGTGGAGATCACAGTGAGCTTTGTGGAAGAGCCCGCCTTGACCACGCTGCCCTTCCTGGACGTGCAGACGGGCGACTGGTTCTATGACGCCGTGATGTTCGTATATGGCGAGGGCATGATGAACGGTACCAGCAGCACCACGTTCAGTCCCGATGCGACCACGACCCGGGGTATGATCGTGACCATTCTCCATCGGCTCGCGGGGTCGCCTGCGAGCCGGGAGAGCGCAGATTTCCTGGATGTGCCTGCCGGTCAGTATTATTCCGAGGCTGTTGCCTGGGCGTCTGAAAACGGGATTGTGAATGGTTATGACGACGGGAACTTCGGCCCGGACGACACCATTACCCGAGAGCAGATGGCGGCCATTCTGTATCGCTATGCCGGATTCCAGGGCTATGACATGAGCGCAAAGGCTGACCTGTCTGGTTTCTCCGACGCTGGGACGGTCAGCGGCTATGCACAGGAGGCCATCCGGTGGGCCAACGCCGCGGGCCTTGTCAGAGGCACCAGCACTACCACGATTTCTCCCAAGGCTGGGGCAACACGGGCCCAAGTTGCGGCCATCCTCATGCGCTTTTGTGAAAACGTCGTGAAATAA
- a CDS encoding tyrosine-type recombinase/integrase: MDNYQLTQDQITAYGVCLRTEEHAPSTIEKYLRDTRAFAVWLEGRPVTRELAAEWRDRLLSSGHKPSTVNSMLAAVNGLFRFLGWGIRVKFLKVQRRLFRDQSRELTRGEYDLLVNTARAAGKERLALLMEAVCATGVRVSEVKYLTVEAAQCGRAEIALKGKIRMILLPNKLCRKLLKYARKQKIASGEIFLTRSGRSLSRRQIWAEMKQLCKATGVASEKVYPHNLRHLFARTFYQACKDIARLADVLGHSSIETTRIYLVTTGAEQVRQLDRLGLVS; this comes from the coding sequence ATGGACAACTACCAACTGACGCAAGACCAGATTACGGCCTACGGAGTGTGTCTGCGTACGGAAGAGCACGCCCCCAGCACCATCGAGAAATATTTGCGGGACACGCGGGCTTTTGCCGTGTGGCTGGAGGGCCGCCCGGTGACAAGGGAATTAGCGGCGGAGTGGAGAGACCGTTTGCTATCCAGCGGCCACAAGCCCAGTACCGTTAACTCCATGCTGGCCGCCGTCAACGGCCTGTTCCGCTTTTTGGGCTGGGGCATCCGGGTAAAATTTCTGAAGGTTCAGCGCCGGCTGTTCCGGGACCAGTCCCGGGAGCTGACCCGGGGTGAATACGACCTGCTGGTGAACACGGCCCGGGCCGCTGGAAAGGAGCGCCTTGCCCTGCTGATGGAGGCCGTCTGCGCCACCGGCGTGCGGGTGAGCGAGGTGAAGTATCTCACGGTGGAAGCTGCCCAGTGTGGCCGGGCGGAGATTGCCTTAAAGGGCAAGATACGGATGATTCTGTTGCCCAATAAGCTGTGCCGCAAACTCTTGAAATACGCCAGGAAACAGAAAATCGCCTCCGGCGAGATTTTTCTCACCAGAAGCGGGAGGAGCCTTTCACGGCGGCAGATATGGGCGGAGATGAAGCAGCTTTGTAAGGCGACGGGTGTAGCTTCGGAGAAAGTCTATCCCCACAATTTGAGGCATCTGTTTGCCCGGACATTTTACCAGGCCTGCAAGGACATCGCGCGTCTAGCCGACGTGCTGGGCCATTCCAGCATCGAGACTACCCGCATCTATCTTGTGACCACTGGAGCCGAGCAGGTCAGACAACTGGACCGCCTGGGACTTGTCTCATAG